In one window of Candidatus Avedoeria danica DNA:
- a CDS encoding RNA polymerase sigma factor: MSGRFSSPIASPIAEPIDGPSAAGQRSVDADAARPSVLDGDVERERLARERIDRDLLARVAQGDADAHRQVYERHGPAVLAFLISRTADRSLSEDLLHDVMLAAWRAAGTFRGASAVRTWLLSIAHNKACNALRRLKRERFGTMIGTAAVAASGARSIMHAAAESHGIEPEARVELAAAVAALPEDQRTALVLYFYHGLSVDEIAAVVGAPGGTVKSRMSRGKVSLRARLGERQLGEHPLGERHPFEHHLSERQTDAPGSVEGEVADVR; encoded by the coding sequence GTGTCCGGACGATTCTCCTCACCCATTGCCTCACCCATTGCCGAACCCATCGACGGGCCGAGCGCCGCAGGGCAGCGCTCGGTCGACGCGGATGCGGCGCGTCCGAGCGTGCTGGACGGTGACGTCGAGCGCGAGCGACTCGCCCGCGAACGGATCGACCGCGATTTGCTCGCCCGCGTTGCGCAGGGCGACGCGGATGCCCACCGGCAGGTGTACGAGCGACACGGACCAGCCGTGCTGGCCTTCTTGATCAGCCGCACGGCCGACCGTTCGCTGTCCGAGGACCTGTTGCACGACGTCATGCTGGCGGCGTGGCGCGCGGCCGGGACGTTCCGCGGGGCGAGCGCGGTCCGGACGTGGCTGCTGTCGATCGCGCACAACAAGGCCTGCAACGCGCTGCGGCGGCTGAAGCGGGAACGGTTCGGGACGATGATCGGAACGGCAGCGGTGGCGGCGTCCGGGGCTCGCTCGATCATGCACGCGGCGGCCGAGTCGCACGGCATCGAGCCCGAGGCGCGCGTCGAGCTGGCCGCGGCAGTGGCGGCGCTGCCGGAGGATCAGCGGACGGCGCTCGTTCTCTACTTCTATCACGGGCTGAGCGTCGACGAGATCGCTGCGGTTGTCGGCGCGCCGGGCGGCACGGTGAAGAGCCGGATGAGCCGCGGCAAGGTCAGTCTGCGGGCGCGGCTTGGTGAGCGACAACTCGGTGAGCACCCACTCGGTGAGCGCCACCCGTTTGAGCACCACCTCAGTGAGCGCCAAACGGATGCACCAGGGTCGGTCGAAGGTGAGGTGGCGGATGTGCGCTGA
- a CDS encoding VWA domain-containing protein encodes MSTQPTLRPAAHAAAWAAVITAFVGATCFGPVPVSAQATPTAVPTSLPPSVCSAETRMWAEPEVVAAGAYTQLSASLAFTCPGSELAIRHLIVVVDASSSMTGDPRTQLQRALGDLIDRLPLEEGRMKLGIVEYKAQANVLCALSASRSVLAFCITRIGSGGGSCIDCGLTAAHDELRSAREGISPAVELNESIILLTDGANADGCARLTTVAAQLKAEGIHISSIALAAAADVACTRAVATSPRHFFEVRQASQLRQVFDTIRRQLFNGNVQAVSLRFAPTNGLSFVPDSMSFGGEIGADGAAAWTVWSVPAEGITVTLRLRPNVAGPLPALAEATGELVDQRNRVAPIAFDIPHIVALSGGALPTTTPAASSPVRTNGVTLSPPQPGQGERARLDYRFALDEPVDPQGSHVMLVADTSGSTAGEPLEALRTAVRGLVARLPLGEDPSLKIGIVTFTVGAKLLVGLTDDRAALESAVGRFMAAGNTCIDCGLRVGREALAAGRPAPGVEDLIVVTDGNNNAGCVPVIEEAKRVKAEGITLHTVCLGTGCDTACMRSAASPGHYLEARSIADLGATFAAIGDALLADRRFDAVTVRLAMPPHLRLVPDSFGIAPDAGSDVNDARWTFRLLPLGGIALSGEVEAIAAGDLSVVAVTEAVERGGGIVRLVAEAPRAAPSPVATPSLNAPTSTPSPEPTGTTERPGPDTRLYLPVAMRVQ; translated from the coding sequence ATGAGCACCCAACCCACCTTGCGCCCTGCCGCGCATGCCGCCGCATGGGCCGCCGTGATCACGGCCTTCGTCGGCGCGACATGCTTCGGTCCCGTTCCGGTCAGCGCCCAAGCGACGCCCACCGCGGTGCCGACGTCGCTGCCGCCGAGCGTGTGCTCGGCCGAAACGCGGATGTGGGCGGAGCCCGAAGTGGTGGCTGCCGGCGCGTACACGCAGTTGTCGGCCAGCCTCGCGTTCACGTGCCCCGGCAGCGAGTTGGCGATCCGCCACCTGATCGTCGTCGTCGATGCGTCGTCGTCGATGACCGGTGACCCGCGAACCCAGCTGCAGCGCGCCCTGGGTGACCTCATCGACCGACTGCCGCTCGAAGAAGGCCGCATGAAGCTCGGCATCGTCGAGTACAAGGCGCAAGCGAACGTGCTGTGCGCGTTGTCCGCGAGCCGTTCCGTGCTCGCGTTCTGTATCACGCGGATCGGGTCGGGCGGCGGCAGCTGCATCGACTGCGGCCTCACGGCCGCCCACGACGAGCTGCGTTCGGCGCGCGAGGGCATTTCACCCGCTGTCGAACTCAACGAGTCGATCATACTCCTCACGGACGGGGCGAACGCGGACGGTTGCGCGCGGCTGACGACGGTCGCCGCGCAGTTGAAGGCGGAGGGCATTCACATCTCGTCGATCGCCTTGGCGGCGGCCGCCGACGTGGCGTGCACGCGGGCCGTGGCCACGTCGCCGCGCCACTTTTTCGAGGTGAGGCAGGCGAGTCAGTTGCGACAGGTCTTCGACACGATCCGCAGGCAATTGTTCAACGGCAACGTACAGGCCGTTTCGCTGCGCTTCGCACCGACGAACGGCCTGTCCTTCGTGCCTGACTCCATGAGCTTCGGCGGCGAGATCGGGGCCGACGGGGCCGCCGCGTGGACGGTGTGGAGCGTGCCGGCGGAAGGCATCACGGTCACCCTGCGCCTGCGCCCCAACGTCGCCGGCCCATTGCCGGCGCTGGCCGAGGCGACGGGCGAACTCGTCGATCAGCGCAACCGTGTCGCGCCGATCGCGTTCGACATCCCCCACATTGTCGCCCTCAGCGGCGGCGCGCTCCCGACGACCACCCCCGCCGCCTCATCGCCCGTGCGCACGAACGGCGTGACGCTCTCGCCGCCGCAACCAGGGCAGGGCGAGCGGGCGCGGCTGGACTACCGCTTCGCGCTGGACGAGCCCGTGGACCCGCAGGGCAGCCACGTGATGCTCGTGGCCGACACGTCGGGCTCGACGGCCGGTGAGCCGCTGGAAGCGCTGCGGACGGCGGTGCGCGGTCTGGTGGCACGGCTGCCGCTGGGCGAGGACCCGTCGCTCAAGATCGGGATCGTGACGTTCACGGTGGGCGCCAAGCTGCTCGTCGGGTTGACGGACGACCGGGCGGCGCTCGAGTCGGCCGTCGGCCGGTTCATGGCTGCCGGCAACACGTGCATCGACTGCGGGCTGCGTGTCGGTCGCGAGGCGCTGGCGGCGGGGCGGCCGGCGCCGGGCGTCGAGGATCTCATCGTCGTCACGGATGGCAACAACAACGCGGGCTGCGTACCTGTCATCGAGGAGGCGAAGCGCGTCAAAGCCGAAGGCATCACGTTGCACACCGTCTGCCTTGGCACCGGCTGCGACACGGCCTGCATGCGCAGCGCCGCGTCGCCGGGGCACTACCTCGAGGCCAGGTCGATCGCGGATCTCGGTGCCACGTTCGCCGCGATCGGCGACGCATTGCTCGCCGACCGCCGCTTCGACGCCGTCACCGTACGCCTTGCCATGCCGCCCCACCTGCGACTCGTGCCCGACTCGTTCGGCATCGCCCCCGACGCCGGTTCCGACGTGAACGACGCCCGCTGGACGTTCCGGCTGCTGCCGTTGGGCGGCATCGCGCTGAGCGGCGAGGTCGAGGCGATCGCCGCGGGCGACCTGTCGGTGGTGGCCGTGACCGAGGCGGTCGAGCGTGGCGGCGGCATCGTGCGTCTCGTCGCCGAGGCGCCTCGCGCGGCGCCGTCGCCGGTTGCGACGCCGTCGCTGAACGCGCCGACGTCGACGCCGTCGCCGGAACCGACGGGCACGACCGAACGGCCGGGGCCGGACACGCGGCTGTATCTGCCGGTGGCGATGCGGGTGCAGTGA
- a CDS encoding zf-HC2 domain-containing protein, with the protein MCADVKLRLMDWAAGTLDAAARRRVDAHIATCPDCARAAADWRSAADAAAAYGSFASAPLPAWRAPDEHVAAVAAPFRPVPMRRPARAWLAIAAAVALAIGATARWTGTVSPTTAPRSAAPAAPAAVARAEPTLAFRAPTPVRRLAVSAPAAAHPAITRIDGRATVAVTASTPGGPAAAPAPMSALPSGDAAPPPSSPRQPPDRGSPADPPVVAATPDIVPTAPSPPSPDPTADPTAAAPVPTPRTLVAIVTGVVAGPDGLARAEVRVVARPVADGVDAVETTSGADGAYALTLAPGAWSIAAEGAAYVAAWNGAAASPLDTAPLNVAAGEAIGLDFRLTAAPQGRISGRVVDDSGQPVPGALVVAAAPDVERGGYRAFVAATLADGEGRYRLAVDEGGWLVAAAADWRAMAPALAWWGGDGDIVAVDQVPVARQRPADGIDFRLRGGQAQ; encoded by the coding sequence ATGTGCGCTGACGTGAAGCTGCGCTTGATGGATTGGGCCGCCGGCACGCTCGATGCGGCCGCGCGCCGCCGCGTCGATGCCCACATCGCGACGTGCCCGGACTGCGCGCGCGCGGCCGCCGATTGGCGATCCGCTGCCGATGCCGCGGCCGCGTACGGCTCGTTCGCCTCCGCGCCGCTGCCGGCATGGCGCGCGCCCGACGAACACGTCGCCGCCGTGGCCGCACCCTTCAGGCCCGTCCCGATGAGGCGGCCCGCCCGTGCCTGGCTTGCCATCGCCGCCGCCGTCGCCCTGGCCATCGGTGCCACCGCCCGCTGGACGGGCACCGTGTCGCCGACGACCGCCCCGCGGTCTGCCGCGCCCGCCGCGCCCGCCGCCGTGGCCCGTGCCGAGCCGACGCTGGCGTTCCGAGCGCCCACGCCGGTACGCCGGCTGGCGGTGTCTGCGCCTGCCGCGGCGCACCCGGCGATCACGAGGATCGATGGGCGCGCGACCGTCGCCGTGACCGCGTCCACGCCGGGCGGTCCGGCTGCAGCGCCCGCGCCGATGTCCGCCCTTCCGAGCGGCGACGCGGCCCCGCCGCCGTCCTCACCCCGTCAACCGCCCGACCGCGGCTCGCCCGCCGATCCGCCCGTCGTCGCGGCCACGCCGGACATCGTGCCCACCGCACCGTCCCCGCCGTCGCCCGATCCGACCGCCGATCCGACCGCCGCCGCGCCCGTGCCGACGCCCCGGACGCTCGTCGCCATCGTCACCGGTGTCGTTGCCGGCCCGGACGGCTTGGCGCGCGCCGAGGTCCGCGTCGTGGCGCGGCCGGTTGCCGACGGCGTCGACGCGGTCGAGACGACGAGCGGTGCGGACGGGGCGTACGCCCTGACGCTCGCGCCGGGTGCCTGGTCCATCGCGGCCGAGGGCGCGGCGTACGTCGCCGCTTGGAACGGTGCGGCGGCATCGCCGCTCGACACGGCGCCGTTGAACGTGGCGGCCGGAGAAGCGATCGGCCTCGACTTCCGGTTGACGGCCGCGCCGCAAGGACGGATCAGCGGCCGCGTCGTCGACGACTCCGGGCAGCCCGTGCCCGGCGCGCTCGTCGTGGCCGCCGCGCCGGACGTCGAGCGCGGCGGGTACCGCGCGTTCGTGGCGGCCACGCTCGCGGACGGCGAGGGGCGCTATCGGCTGGCGGTGGACGAGGGCGGCTGGCTCGTGGCGGCGGCGGCCGACTGGCGCGCAATGGCGCCGGCGCTGGCGTGGTGGGGCGGGGACGGCGATATCGTGGCGGTCGATCAGGTGCCGGTGGCGCGACAGCGACCGGCGGACGGGATCGACTTCCGGCTGCGGGGAGGTCAAGCGCAGTAG
- a CDS encoding carboxypeptidase regulatory-like domain-containing protein, with protein sequence MCTPDQDHLADWLAGRLDPAAAARTAAHVAVCPACRAESDALARLAAAIRTASAMRAEGVEVPAYRLPPPSIGRPAILPHLGRTVRRTVPTALRLRAAAGLMAAVGVAIGAVAWRAAGPIPGTDRGADQRAGTDAVDVVALAPTGPTIVARQPTAVVRPMRAAPARSVPGPIAAVPRPVLGAVAVVPATAASSAAPAPAVPATPVDRERPDAPYPPSATDAATPQPLVPTAAPGTDQPAPPTSPTPPTNPASPTSPSTPAPIATPTAVVPTIAGLVIGADGGPLAGARVVVEPYDGGAVRRAVTGPDGRYGVDVAPGRWLVRAEADGYVLTWHGGAPAPAAAQAIDVTDGGTHPPVDFALEPVPGPFIRGRVVDAAGNGVPGALVVAARPGDRAVDVGAAAAAVYADEAGAYALPITPGGWLVAATTDWRRGAMAWWGGDGSILQADRVPVDVEATAEDIDLHLPQ encoded by the coding sequence ATGTGCACCCCTGATCAGGATCACCTGGCCGATTGGCTGGCCGGCCGGCTCGATCCGGCCGCTGCCGCCCGCACCGCCGCCCACGTCGCTGTCTGCCCCGCCTGCCGCGCCGAGTCCGACGCCCTCGCCCGCTTGGCGGCCGCTATCCGCACGGCCAGCGCGATGCGCGCCGAAGGCGTCGAAGTCCCGGCCTATCGCCTGCCGCCGCCGTCGATCGGGCGGCCGGCCATCCTCCCCCATCTCGGGCGAACGGTGCGGCGAACGGTGCCGACGGCCCTTCGTCTGCGTGCGGCCGCGGGCCTCATGGCCGCGGTCGGCGTGGCGATCGGCGCGGTTGCGTGGCGCGCCGCGGGTCCGATTCCGGGGACGGATCGCGGCGCGGATCAGCGGGCGGGTACGGACGCCGTCGACGTCGTCGCGCTCGCGCCGACCGGCCCGACCATCGTCGCCCGGCAACCGACCGCCGTCGTGCGCCCGATGCGCGCGGCGCCGGCGCGGAGTGTGCCCGGTCCGATCGCCGCGGTGCCTCGGCCGGTGTTGGGTGCCGTGGCCGTCGTTCCCGCGACCGCCGCATCGTCGGCTGCCCCCGCCCCCGCCGTCCCGGCGACGCCGGTCGATCGCGAACGACCGGATGCGCCCTATCCGCCCTCCGCCACCGATGCCGCGACACCCCAACCGCTCGTCCCGACCGCGGCACCCGGCACGGATCAGCCCGCGCCGCCGACATCGCCGACGCCGCCAACGAATCCCGCATCGCCGACATCGCCTTCGACACCCGCGCCGATCGCCACGCCGACGGCCGTCGTGCCGACGATCGCCGGCCTCGTCATCGGCGCGGACGGCGGTCCGCTGGCCGGTGCCCGTGTCGTCGTCGAGCCGTACGACGGCGGGGCCGTCCGCCGTGCCGTGACCGGTCCGGACGGCCGCTACGGCGTCGACGTCGCGCCTGGGCGTTGGCTGGTGCGGGCCGAGGCGGACGGCTACGTGCTGACGTGGCATGGCGGCGCACCGGCGCCGGCGGCGGCGCAGGCAATCGACGTGACGGACGGAGGGACGCATCCACCCGTCGACTTCGCCCTCGAGCCCGTGCCGGGACCGTTCATCCGCGGCCGGGTGGTCGACGCGGCCGGCAACGGCGTGCCGGGCGCCCTCGTCGTCGCGGCGCGGCCGGGCGACCGGGCGGTGGATGTCGGCGCGGCGGCGGCGGCGGTGTACGCGGACGAGGCCGGCGCGTACGCGCTGCCGATCACGCCGGGCGGCTGGCTGGTGGCGGCGACGACGGACTGGCGGCGCGGGGCGATGGCGTGGTGGGGCGGGGATGGATCGATCCTGCAGGCGGACCGCGTGCCGGTGGATGTTGAGGCCACCGCCGAGGACATCGACCTTCACCTTCCGCAGTAG